The proteins below are encoded in one region of Gaiella occulta:
- a CDS encoding amidohydrolase family protein, whose product MDALERAQEILAACDAMVRADMPCDCVLWDAHTHLGDDIDGMAGRLDELTAMLDANGFGGAFSFCLDEPDRAPAFRAANDRTLAHAAADPRIVPFARLDLDDHPLEEAVRCLDLGARGIKLHPRAQRFSVGDERLAPVFALALERRVPILIHGGRGLPPIADHLAALVERYGGVQLIIAHAGIADMAGLAARFGGVPGVFFDTSVWSAIDLLDLFRQVSPEQVLFATDYPYGRLPNALLLALRTARLSGLDETQIRWMLGGTAAAIAHGDPVPPPTPPRGLTALVQPLTFARITQYVSMATPLLWMRQPDAAGGLGLAVNAALAEHAHIEEAGMIRDALVTAAELWHRSDEIADGPERRVAGDHAKWLVHVAGTLAATTRA is encoded by the coding sequence GTGGACGCACTCGAGCGCGCGCAGGAGATCCTCGCAGCCTGCGACGCGATGGTGCGCGCGGACATGCCCTGCGACTGCGTGCTCTGGGACGCCCACACGCACCTCGGCGACGACATCGACGGCATGGCCGGGCGGCTCGACGAGTTGACCGCGATGCTCGACGCGAACGGCTTCGGCGGCGCCTTCTCCTTCTGCCTCGACGAGCCCGATCGGGCGCCTGCCTTCCGGGCCGCGAACGACCGCACGCTCGCGCATGCCGCCGCCGACCCGCGCATCGTCCCGTTCGCGCGCCTCGACCTCGATGACCATCCGCTGGAGGAAGCGGTGCGCTGCCTCGATCTCGGGGCACGCGGGATCAAGCTCCACCCGCGCGCACAGCGGTTCTCGGTCGGCGACGAGCGCCTCGCGCCGGTGTTCGCCCTCGCGCTCGAGCGCCGCGTGCCGATCCTCATCCACGGCGGCCGCGGGCTGCCGCCGATCGCCGACCACCTCGCGGCCCTCGTCGAGCGCTACGGCGGCGTGCAGCTGATCATCGCCCACGCCGGCATCGCCGACATGGCCGGACTCGCCGCCCGCTTCGGCGGCGTGCCCGGGGTGTTCTTCGACACGTCGGTGTGGAGCGCGATCGACCTGCTCGACCTCTTCCGCCAGGTCTCGCCCGAGCAGGTGCTGTTCGCGACCGACTACCCGTACGGCCGGCTCCCGAACGCGCTGCTCTTGGCACTGCGCACGGCCCGGCTCTCGGGGCTCGACGAGACCCAGATCCGGTGGATGCTCGGGGGGACCGCCGCCGCGATCGCACACGGCGACCCGGTGCCGCCGCCGACGCCGCCGCGCGGGCTCACCGCGCTCGTGCAGCCTCTCACGTTCGCGCGTATCACCCAGTACGTCTCGATGGCGACGCCGCTGCTGTGGATGCGCCAGCCGGACGCCGCGGGCGGCCTCGGCCTCGCCGTCAACGCCGCGCTCGCCGAGCACGCCCACATCGAGGAGGCCGGGATGATCCGCGATGCGCTCGTCACCGCGGCGGAGCTGTGGCACCGCTCGGACGAGATCGCCGACGGCCCGGAGCGGCGCGTCGCCGGCGACCATGCGAAGTGGCTCGTCCACGTCGCGGGCACGCTCGCCGCGACGACGCGCGCCTAG
- a CDS encoding M16 family metallopeptidase, whose amino-acid sequence MPVFERTTLANGVRVLTAPMPQAQSVSCFVMFAAGARYESADVGGIAHFAEHMFFKGTERRPTARHIAGEIDGIGGELNAFTGKEYTGYYVKCAAESRDVALDVLVDMLRNSRFDPEEIEREKGVILEEMNMYFDTPRDLIGGVYENLLYGDQPLGRDIIGTKETVRAATRDTFTSFIDRWYRPERMVVGLGGRVGDGFVERLEELVGSIEPRETGEPEPVVIPGDGPAVRVHGKQSDQAHLVLGARSYPLGHPDRYALQLAATVLGGGMSSRLFTEVRERRGLAYYVFGTNQSYTDAGSMHAQAGVDINRIDDAVTTIAGELRRIAEEPVPGEELEKARAFAKGRFVLGLESPHGTIMFGLRREVLQGAAEEPEAVLAGLDAVTGEDVQRVARDVLGKRLHLAVIGPFDDAERFERLLA is encoded by the coding sequence ATGCCCGTGTTCGAGCGCACCACACTCGCCAACGGCGTTCGCGTGCTCACGGCGCCGATGCCGCAGGCCCAGTCCGTCTCGTGCTTCGTCATGTTCGCGGCCGGCGCACGCTACGAGAGCGCCGACGTCGGCGGCATCGCGCACTTCGCCGAGCACATGTTCTTCAAGGGCACGGAGCGGCGCCCGACGGCCCGCCACATCGCCGGCGAGATCGACGGCATCGGCGGCGAGCTCAACGCGTTCACCGGCAAGGAGTACACGGGCTACTACGTGAAGTGCGCCGCCGAGAGCCGCGACGTCGCGCTCGACGTGCTCGTCGACATGCTGCGCAACTCGCGCTTCGACCCCGAGGAGATCGAGCGCGAGAAGGGCGTCATCCTCGAGGAGATGAACATGTACTTCGACACGCCGCGCGACCTGATCGGCGGCGTGTACGAGAACCTGCTCTACGGCGACCAGCCGCTCGGCCGGGACATCATCGGCACGAAGGAGACGGTGCGCGCGGCGACCCGCGACACGTTCACCTCGTTCATCGACCGCTGGTACCGGCCGGAGCGGATGGTGGTGGGCCTCGGCGGCCGGGTCGGCGACGGCTTCGTCGAGCGGCTGGAGGAACTCGTCGGCTCGATCGAGCCGCGCGAGACCGGAGAGCCCGAGCCGGTCGTGATCCCGGGCGACGGGCCGGCCGTGCGCGTGCACGGCAAGCAGTCCGACCAGGCCCACCTCGTGCTCGGCGCGCGCAGCTACCCGCTCGGCCATCCCGACCGCTACGCGCTGCAGCTCGCCGCGACGGTTCTCGGCGGCGGCATGTCCTCCCGCCTCTTCACCGAGGTGCGCGAGCGGCGCGGCCTCGCCTACTACGTGTTCGGCACGAACCAGAGCTACACCGACGCGGGCTCGATGCACGCGCAGGCGGGTGTCGACATCAACCGCATCGACGACGCCGTGACGACCATCGCCGGCGAGTTGCGCCGCATCGCCGAGGAGCCCGTGCCGGGCGAGGAGCTCGAGAAGGCGCGCGCGTTCGCGAAGGGCCGCTTCGTGCTCGGGCTCGAGAGCCCGCACGGCACGATCATGTTCGGCCTCCGCCGCGAGGTGCTGCAAGGCGCGGCCGAGGAGCCGGAGGCCGTGCTCGCCGGGCTCGACGCCGTCACCGGCGAGGACGTGCAGCGGGTCGCACGTGACGTGCTCGGCAAGCGGCTCCATCTCGCCGTGATCGGGCCGTTCGACGACGCCGAGCGCTTCGAGCGCCTGCTCGCGTAG
- a CDS encoding cysteine desulfurase-like protein, with translation MSATLLDVAAARARFTALQRRLAFFDGPGGTQCPDEVIDAIAHYLRHDNANVGAPYETSVRTSRLVELAHEKAGRFLGCSPDEVAFGQSMTAMNFLLTRALGRTLEAGDEVLVTKLDHDANVSPWLHLERDLGVVVRIVGVHDDLSLDLGDLERRLSDRTRVVAFPVAANSVGTAPDVKRIVELAHGAGALAWADAVHYGPHGRIDVADWDVDVLLCSPYKFFGPHMGMAFGKRELLESWQPYKVRPAADHPVGHRFELGTCQHELLAGFVAAVDYVESIGWDAITGHERALGERVLAGLPDGVELYGLPTMEGRVPTFCFNVPGHTSEEVAVHLAEKHEVAVWWGNYYAVETMKHLGLDPWMGAVRAGVVHTNTEEEVDRLLAGVAELL, from the coding sequence GTGAGCGCCACCCTGCTCGACGTCGCCGCCGCACGCGCGCGCTTCACGGCGCTGCAGCGCCGGCTCGCGTTCTTCGACGGCCCGGGCGGCACGCAGTGCCCGGACGAGGTGATCGACGCGATCGCGCACTACCTGCGCCACGACAACGCGAACGTCGGCGCCCCCTACGAGACCTCGGTGCGAACGTCGCGGCTCGTCGAGCTCGCCCATGAGAAGGCGGGGCGCTTCCTCGGCTGCTCGCCCGACGAGGTGGCGTTCGGCCAGAGCATGACGGCGATGAACTTCCTCCTCACGCGGGCCCTCGGCCGCACGCTGGAGGCCGGGGACGAGGTGCTCGTGACCAAGCTCGACCACGACGCCAACGTGTCCCCGTGGCTGCACCTCGAGCGCGATCTCGGGGTCGTCGTGCGCATCGTCGGCGTGCACGACGACCTCTCGCTCGACCTCGGCGACCTCGAGCGCCGGCTGAGCGACCGCACCCGCGTCGTCGCCTTCCCTGTCGCCGCCAACTCGGTCGGGACCGCGCCCGACGTGAAGCGGATCGTCGAGCTCGCGCACGGCGCCGGCGCGCTCGCCTGGGCCGACGCCGTCCACTACGGCCCGCACGGACGGATCGACGTCGCCGACTGGGACGTCGACGTGCTCCTCTGCTCTCCGTACAAGTTCTTCGGCCCGCACATGGGGATGGCGTTCGGCAAGCGGGAGCTGCTCGAGTCGTGGCAGCCGTACAAGGTGCGGCCGGCCGCCGACCACCCCGTCGGCCACCGCTTCGAGCTCGGCACGTGCCAGCACGAGCTGCTCGCCGGCTTCGTCGCCGCCGTCGACTACGTCGAGTCGATCGGCTGGGACGCGATCACGGGCCACGAGCGGGCGCTCGGCGAGCGCGTCCTCGCCGGCCTGCCGGACGGCGTCGAGCTGTACGGCCTGCCGACGATGGAGGGCCGCGTGCCGACGTTCTGCTTCAACGTGCCCGGACACACCTCGGAGGAGGTCGCCGTCCATCTCGCCGAGAAGCACGAGGTCGCCGTGTGGTGGGGCAACTACTACGCCGTCGAGACGATGAAGCACCTCGGGCTCGACCCGTGGATGGGAGCGGTACGCGCCGGCGTCGTGCACACGAACACCGAGGAGGAGGTCGACCGCCTCCTCGCCGGGGTGGCCGAGCTGCTGTGA
- a CDS encoding mismatch-specific DNA-glycosylase — translation MSTPSAVPDVLGPDLDVVFCGINPGRFSHEAGAHFANPRNDFWRLLHAAGFTPRLYGPSEQFALLPLRIGITNAAYRTTPGSGDLRKADFEGSAARLERIALDLRPRVIGFVGKEAYRGVFGGRAPHGLQARRLGAAALFVLPSTSPANAAVPWAERLSWFAKLRELVP, via the coding sequence GTGAGCACGCCGTCGGCCGTCCCGGACGTCCTCGGGCCGGACCTCGACGTCGTCTTCTGCGGCATCAACCCCGGCCGCTTCTCGCACGAGGCAGGAGCGCACTTCGCGAACCCGCGCAACGACTTCTGGCGGCTCCTGCACGCGGCGGGATTCACGCCGCGCCTCTACGGCCCGTCCGAGCAGTTCGCGCTGCTGCCCTTGCGCATCGGGATCACGAATGCCGCCTACCGGACGACGCCCGGGTCGGGCGATCTGCGCAAGGCGGACTTCGAGGGCAGCGCCGCGCGGCTCGAGCGGATCGCGCTCGACCTGCGACCGCGGGTGATCGGCTTCGTCGGGAAGGAGGCCTACCGGGGGGTGTTCGGCGGGCGCGCGCCGCACGGGCTGCAAGCGCGCCGTCTCGGCGCGGCGGCCCTGTTCGTCCTGCCGTCGACCTCGCCGGCGAACGCCGCCGTCCCCTGGGCCGAGCGCCTGAGCTGGTTCGCGAAGCTGCGGGAGCTCGTCCCGTGA
- the acs gene encoding acetate--CoA ligase — protein sequence MSDQTIDTLLDEERRFPPPPAFAAQANVHADVYDRPFEEFWEANGRERVSWFQPFGELCRWQPPYAQWYLGGKLNVAYNCVDRHVEAGLGDRVAYYWEGEPEGDRLTITYARLQRDVARMANVLGQLGVGKGTAVAIYMGMVPELPVAMLACARLGAPHTVVFGGFSADSLSDRMNDMGCEVLITQDEAWRRGGRVPLKRTADEAMAAAPGVRASVVVRRTGGEVPMTEGRDHWYHEVEASDDPATVPCAPMDSEDLLFLMYTSGTTAKPKGIVHTTAGYLVGVATTHWAIFDLKPESDVYWCAADIGWITGHSYIVYGPLCNAATSVLYEGTPDFPDKDRWWDIVERYGVTTLYTAPTAIRAHMKWGPEHAGRHDLSSLRLLGSVGEPINPEAWMWYHEHIGGERCPIVDTWWQTETGMVLITPLPGVTTTKPGSATKPFPGVRAAVLNEQGERVEQGGGYLVLERPWPAMTRGIYGDDERFRSTYWERFPGFYFAGDGARIDADGDFWLLGRVDDVMNVSGHRISTIEVESALVDHPKVAEAAVCGRSDATTGQAIVAYVTLKGNEGPSLEMLEELRNHVAHKIGAIAKPANIVFTPELPKTRSGKIMRRLLRDVAENRPLGDTTTLADASVVSELSQRAAEAPADE from the coding sequence GTGAGCGACCAGACGATCGACACCCTGCTCGACGAGGAGCGGCGCTTCCCGCCGCCGCCCGCGTTCGCGGCGCAGGCGAACGTGCACGCGGACGTGTACGACCGTCCCTTCGAGGAGTTCTGGGAGGCGAACGGCCGCGAGCGGGTGTCGTGGTTCCAGCCTTTCGGCGAGCTCTGCCGCTGGCAGCCGCCGTATGCGCAGTGGTATCTGGGAGGCAAGCTGAACGTCGCCTACAACTGCGTCGACCGGCACGTGGAGGCGGGGCTCGGCGATCGGGTCGCCTACTACTGGGAGGGCGAGCCGGAGGGTGATCGGCTCACGATCACCTACGCGCGGCTGCAGCGGGACGTCGCGCGGATGGCAAACGTCCTCGGGCAGCTCGGTGTCGGGAAGGGCACGGCGGTTGCAATCTACATGGGCATGGTGCCGGAGCTGCCGGTGGCGATGCTCGCGTGCGCGCGCCTGGGGGCGCCGCACACGGTGGTGTTCGGCGGCTTCTCGGCCGACTCGCTGTCGGATCGGATGAACGACATGGGCTGCGAGGTGCTGATCACGCAGGACGAGGCGTGGCGCCGCGGCGGCCGCGTGCCGTTGAAGCGGACGGCGGACGAGGCGATGGCCGCCGCGCCGGGCGTGCGCGCGTCGGTGGTGGTGCGGCGCACCGGCGGCGAGGTGCCGATGACCGAGGGACGCGACCACTGGTACCACGAGGTCGAGGCGTCCGACGATCCCGCGACGGTGCCGTGCGCGCCGATGGACAGCGAGGATCTCCTCTTCCTCATGTACACGTCGGGCACGACGGCGAAGCCGAAGGGGATCGTGCACACGACGGCCGGCTACCTCGTCGGCGTGGCGACCACGCACTGGGCGATCTTCGATCTCAAGCCCGAGTCGGACGTGTACTGGTGCGCCGCCGACATCGGCTGGATCACCGGGCACAGCTACATCGTCTACGGCCCGCTGTGCAACGCGGCCACGTCGGTGCTGTACGAGGGCACCCCCGACTTCCCCGACAAGGACCGCTGGTGGGACATCGTCGAGCGCTACGGCGTGACGACCCTGTACACGGCGCCGACCGCGATCCGGGCGCACATGAAGTGGGGGCCCGAGCACGCGGGCCGCCACGACCTCTCCTCTCTGCGGCTGCTCGGCTCGGTGGGCGAGCCGATCAACCCGGAGGCGTGGATGTGGTACCACGAGCACATCGGCGGCGAGCGCTGCCCTATCGTCGACACCTGGTGGCAGACGGAGACGGGGATGGTGCTGATCACGCCGTTGCCGGGGGTGACGACGACGAAGCCGGGATCGGCCACGAAGCCGTTTCCCGGCGTGCGGGCGGCGGTGCTGAACGAGCAGGGCGAGCGGGTCGAGCAGGGAGGGGGCTACCTCGTGCTCGAGCGGCCCTGGCCTGCCATGACGCGGGGCATCTACGGCGACGACGAGCGCTTCCGCTCCACCTACTGGGAGCGCTTCCCGGGCTTCTACTTCGCCGGCGACGGAGCCCGCATCGACGCCGACGGCGACTTCTGGCTGCTCGGCCGCGTCGACGACGTGATGAACGTGTCGGGCCACCGCATCTCCACGATCGAGGTCGAGTCGGCGCTCGTCGACCACCCGAAGGTCGCCGAGGCCGCCGTGTGCGGCCGCTCGGACGCGACGACTGGCCAGGCGATCGTCGCCTACGTGACGTTGAAGGGCAACGAGGGCCCGTCGCTCGAGATGCTCGAGGAGCTGCGCAACCACGTGGCGCACAAGATCGGCGCGATCGCGAAGCCGGCCAACATCGTGTTCACGCCCGAGCTGCCGAAGACGCGCTCCGGCAAGATCATGCGCCGCCTGCTGCGCGACGTGGCCGAGAACCGGCCGCTCGGCGACACGACCACGCTCGCCGACGCGTCCGTCGTGTCGGAGCTGTCGCAGCGCGCGGCAGAGGCGCCGGCCGACGAGTGA
- a CDS encoding GlcG/HbpS family heme-binding protein, which produces MPSIGISHERALAAVRAVVERAAGPVSVVVADDHGEVVAALRMDGAALDTELNARRKAYTAARSDASTTRALAAKAARSPTELASFDPFFSFFLGGVAAFDEGRRVGAVGVSGLPGEVDEELAVAAIRAAGLEPGGLV; this is translated from the coding sequence GTGCCATCCATCGGCATCAGCCACGAGCGTGCTCTCGCCGCCGTCCGCGCCGTCGTCGAGCGGGCAGCGGGGCCCGTCTCGGTCGTCGTCGCCGACGACCACGGGGAGGTCGTGGCGGCGCTGCGGATGGACGGCGCCGCCCTCGACACGGAGCTCAACGCCCGACGCAAGGCGTACACGGCGGCCCGCAGCGACGCCTCCACGACGCGCGCCCTCGCCGCGAAGGCGGCCCGCTCGCCGACGGAGCTCGCGAGCTTCGATCCGTTCTTCTCGTTCTTCCTCGGCGGCGTTGCCGCGTTCGACGAGGGCCGGCGCGTCGGCGCCGTCGGGGTGAGCGGCCTGCCGGGCGAGGTGGACGAGGAGCTCGCGGTCGCGGCGATCCGCGCCGCCGGCCTCGAGCCGGGCGGCCTCGTCTAG
- a CDS encoding OsmC family protein — translation MPTRARTFEYDVSLDRGWTARSSKGGIAIPNEEEEWTPEHLVLAGLCRCTLTSFRHHARRAGLEPVASASAHGVVTRREEDGRFAFVEVAVALHVTLEPAPAPAAVRELIAKGERDCFVGASLTAKPDYRWTVNGEEIP, via the coding sequence ATGCCGACCCGGGCACGCACCTTCGAGTACGACGTATCGCTCGACCGCGGCTGGACCGCGCGCAGCTCCAAGGGCGGGATCGCGATCCCCAACGAGGAGGAGGAGTGGACGCCGGAGCATCTCGTGCTCGCCGGACTGTGCCGCTGCACGCTCACGAGCTTCCGCCACCATGCCAGGCGCGCCGGGCTCGAGCCGGTCGCGAGCGCGTCCGCCCACGGCGTCGTGACGCGACGCGAGGAGGACGGCCGCTTCGCCTTCGTCGAGGTCGCGGTCGCCCTCCACGTCACCCTCGAGCCGGCACCCGCTCCCGCCGCCGTGCGCGAGCTGATCGCGAAGGGTGAGCGCGACTGCTTCGTCGGGGCGTCGCTGACCGCGAAGCCCGACTACCGCTGGACTGTCAACGGAGAGGAGATCCCGTGA
- a CDS encoding carboxypeptidase M32, which produces MSDPLTTLRERLAEVADVARAAGVLVWDQRVTMPPRGTEARAEVLATLGRIAHERFTDPEVGRLLERLRPLEESLPYDCDDASLIRVTRRDWEKACRVPTDLRVEMTRAAARGHQAWVEARRESDFGSFLPYLRTNVELKRRYVECFEPADSAYTPLLDDYEPGMTTAEVRAVFATLRPALTELVRSAPQVDASFLHGSFDPERQRAFAGRVLATMGFEEGAWRLDPTAHPFCTSFSNRDVRLTTRYRPHDLESIWSTMHEAGHGLYAHGIADSLMRTPLGGAPSLALNESQSRTWENLVGRSRPFWTHWYGPLQEMFPEQLGGVDLDAFVRAINRAEPGLIRVDADETTYSLHVILRFELEQDLIDGTVALEDLPEVWNARMREFLGVEVPSDADGVLQDVHWSGGAIGYFPTYALGNVISLQIWAKVREALPDLDARMAAGELHGLSAWLRDNLYALGRKLTPKEALERVTGSGTIDPEPYLRYLREKIDSLR; this is translated from the coding sequence ATGAGCGATCCACTCACGACCCTCAGGGAGCGTCTCGCGGAAGTGGCCGACGTCGCGCGCGCGGCCGGCGTGCTCGTCTGGGATCAGCGCGTGACGATGCCGCCGCGCGGCACCGAGGCCCGCGCCGAGGTGCTGGCGACGCTCGGCCGCATCGCCCACGAGCGCTTCACGGACCCGGAGGTCGGCCGGCTGCTCGAGCGGCTGCGCCCGCTCGAGGAGTCGCTGCCCTACGACTGCGACGACGCCAGCCTGATCCGCGTCACGCGCCGCGACTGGGAGAAGGCGTGCCGCGTGCCGACCGACCTGCGCGTCGAGATGACACGTGCGGCCGCGCGCGGCCACCAGGCGTGGGTCGAGGCCCGCAGGGAGAGCGACTTCGGCTCGTTCCTCCCCTACCTGCGCACGAACGTCGAGCTGAAGCGGCGCTACGTCGAGTGCTTCGAGCCCGCCGACTCGGCGTATACGCCGCTGCTCGACGACTACGAGCCGGGCATGACGACGGCGGAGGTGCGCGCCGTGTTCGCGACCCTGCGGCCGGCGCTCACCGAGCTCGTGCGCTCGGCGCCGCAGGTCGACGCCTCGTTCCTGCACGGCTCCTTCGACCCCGAGCGACAGCGTGCGTTCGCCGGGCGCGTGCTGGCGACGATGGGCTTCGAGGAGGGCGCGTGGCGCCTCGACCCGACCGCGCACCCGTTCTGCACCTCCTTCTCGAATCGCGACGTCCGTCTCACGACCCGCTACCGGCCGCACGACCTCGAGTCGATCTGGTCGACGATGCACGAGGCCGGCCACGGTCTCTACGCGCACGGGATCGCCGACTCGCTCATGCGCACGCCGCTCGGCGGCGCGCCGTCGCTGGCGCTGAACGAGTCGCAGAGCCGCACGTGGGAGAACCTCGTCGGCCGCAGCCGACCGTTCTGGACGCACTGGTACGGGCCGCTGCAGGAGATGTTCCCCGAGCAACTCGGCGGCGTCGATCTCGACGCGTTCGTGCGCGCGATCAACCGTGCCGAGCCGGGCCTGATCCGCGTCGACGCGGACGAGACGACCTACTCGCTGCACGTCATCCTGCGCTTCGAGCTCGAGCAGGATCTGATCGACGGCACCGTCGCGCTCGAGGATCTGCCCGAGGTGTGGAACGCGCGCATGCGGGAGTTCCTCGGCGTCGAGGTGCCGTCCGACGCGGACGGCGTGCTGCAGGACGTGCACTGGTCGGGAGGGGCCATCGGCTACTTCCCCACCTACGCGCTCGGCAACGTGATCTCGCTGCAGATCTGGGCGAAGGTGCGCGAGGCGCTCCCCGACCTCGACGCGCGGATGGCGGCGGGCGAGCTGCACGGGCTGTCCGCCTGGCTGCGCGACAACCTCTACGCGCTCGGGCGCAAGCTGACGCCGAAGGAGGCGCTCGAGCGGGTCACGGGCTCCGGCACGATCGACCCCGAGCCCTACCTGCGCTACCTGCGCGAGAAGATCGACTCGCTGCGATGA